From the Lolium rigidum isolate FL_2022 chromosome 2, APGP_CSIRO_Lrig_0.1, whole genome shotgun sequence genome, one window contains:
- the LOC124688542 gene encoding prolyl-tRNA synthetase associated domain-containing protein 1-like: MGYTKDDLLARLEELKIDFERYDHPVVLTVEEQAKHVGNLGGALTKNLLLKDKKHRLYIVSALADTKVDMKILSQRLGLGKGGVRMAPEDNLRQVLQVPLGCVTPFALFNETASAVSLLLDQGFKSKKSCYFHPLTNDVTIALSSSNLDKFLLSIGKQPAYVDLEASPVVGKDNPPDLADLVPSGALSFPEESVENVTPTHAQTKDVPKEKTCLPDVKAKSKVQNKVTSSSEGKVPTNGANVEKFVTDVLEIISPLFISEVSKKLNIKEDELSPILDGLKERAALNVDSLASLFKSAAYTTGFDAGVKTMLNYGKSGLPSRE, encoded by the exons ATGGGGTACACCAAGGACGACCTCCTCGCGCGCCTCGAG GAGCTTAAGATCGATTTTGAGCGCTACGACCACCCAGTTGTGCTGACGGTCGAGGAGCAG GCCAAACATGTGGGGAATCTGGGAGGTGCTTTGACTAAGAACCTGCTTTTGAAG GACAAGAAGCACCGGCTGTACATTGTTTCCGCACTTGCTGACACCAAAGTTGACATGAAAA TTCTGTCCCAGCGTCTTGGTTTGGGGAAAGGTGGTGTACGAATGGCTCCTGAGGATAATTTACGTCAAGTGCTTCAG GTACCGTTAGGGTGCGTTACTCCATTTGCGCTATTCAATGAGACCGCGAG TGCTGTCTCATTATTACTGGACCAAGGGTTCAAGTCCAAAAAGAGCTGCTACTTCCATCCACTGACAAATGATGTGACTATTG CTCTCAGTTCAAGCAACCTTGACAAGTTTCTCCTCTCCATTGGGAAGCAGCCAGCTTATGTAGACTTGGAG GCCTCACCAGTGGTAGGCAAAGATAATCCTCCTGATCTAGCAGATCTTGTGCCTTCTGGTGCACTCAGTTTCCCAGAAGAATCAGTTGAGAACGTGACACCTACACATGCTCAAACCAAAgacgtgcccaaagaaaaaacatGTCTACCAG ATGTGAAAGCTAAGTCCAAAGTTCAGAACAAGGTGACATCAAGTTCAGAGGGTAAAGTTCCTACTAATGGTGCAAATGTTGAGAAATTTGTAACAGATGTGCTTGAGATCATCTCCCCATTGTTCATATCTGAG GTATCAAAGAAATTGAATATAAAGGAGGATGAGCTTTCTCCAATATTGGATGGCCTTAAAGAACGAGCGGCTCTAAATGTCGATAGTTTAGCG AGTTTGTTCAAAAGTGCAGCATACACCACAGGATTTGATGCCGGCGTCAAGACTATGCTCAATTACGGTAAAAGTGGATTGCCCTCCCGGGAATAA
- the LOC124690771 gene encoding E3 ubiquitin-protein ligase RING1-like: MMPGYGGAVRHRTCRMYWCYECARALRIISYPSTDVFCPRCYGRFLHEIDPPPRPALPPQGFFPYHLAPPQYDGNPRSWVVHGTGVGGTPALPGRAFRQLPPPVPAPPARVPAPSRRRVPSPPPPAPVQRRPSAPPAIDPGDYFTGGDLSSLVEELTQNDRPGPAPAATSAIDSLPTVRITSTHTSDDGGGSQCPVCKEDFELGEAARQLPCKHVYHSDCIVPWLRLHNSCPVCRFQLPGAAGAASSNARRGSGSNNGGRRGEREPPTMVRWGPLSWMWPPRGTEDPDDGWEYGRHGHGHAHGRPDAGDAGAFYAWWRSLFLL, from the exons ATGATGCCTGGGTACGGCGGCGCCGTGCGGCACCGGACATGCCGCATGTACTGGTGCTACGAGTGCGCCAGGGCGCTCCGCATCATCTCCTACCCGTCCACCGACGTCTTCTGCCCGCGCTGCTACGGCcgcttcctccacgagatcgacccgccgccgcgccccgcgcTCCCGCCGCAGGGCTTCTTCCCCTACCACCTGGCCCCGCCGCAGTACGACGGGAACCCGCGAAGCTGGGTCGTCCACGGCACCGGCGTCGGGGGCACGCCCGCCCTGCCAGGACGCGCCTTCCGCCAGCTACCCCCGCCGGTACCAGCGCCGCCGGCGCGGGTACCTGCACCTTCACGCCGACGCGTGCCCTCCCCTCCGCCACCGGCGCCGGTACAGCGGCGCCCGTCCGCGCCCCCGGCGATCGACCCGGGGGACTACTTCACGGGCGGCGACCTCAGCAGCCTCGTCGAGGAGCTCACCCAGAACGACCggccggggcccgcgccggcagCGACATCGGCCATCGACTCGCTCCCCACGGTGCGGATCACCTCCACCCACACGtcggacgacggcggcggctcgcAGTGCCCCGTGTGCAAGGAGGACTTCGAGCTCGGGGAGGCCGCGCGGCAGCTGCCGTGCAAGCACGTCTACCACTCCGACTGCATCGTGCCCTGGCTCCGCCTCCACAACTCCTGCCCCGTCTGCCGCTTCCAGCTGCCCGGCGCCGCCGGTGCCGCCTCCTCCAACGCACGTCGTGGCAGCGGCAGCAATAACGGCGGACGCCGTGGGGAGAGGGAGCCGCCGACGATGGTGCGATGGGGGCCCTTGTCGTGGATGTGGCCGCCGCGCGGGACGGAGGACCCGGACGACGGCTGGGAGTACGGCCGGCATGGGCATGGCCACGCCCACGGCAGGCCTGACGCGGGCGACGCCGGCG CTTTCTACGCTTGGTGGCGCTCTCTGTTTCTTCTATAG
- the LOC124688543 gene encoding ethylene-responsive transcription factor ERF014-like: MVKNAQQEGQMNGGNAAAAAAARQRQHQQQQYKGVRMRSWGSWVSEIRAPNQKTRIWLGSYSTAEAAARAYDAALLCLRGSAADLNFPVHLPFHVPAAAMSPKSIQRFAAAAASSPLQLTAPVWNAGAADQPRGGYGYGDASFGSSTEEEEAGDNGADHNGDIMAQDEDDVDYGALADLDAFFQSPKCMDYCMDPCSTFFAPAPTAMAPGAEWEEEGEISLWSFSSSYN; this comes from the coding sequence ATGGTGAAGAATGCGCAGCAGGAGGGACAAATGAACGGCGGCaatgctgctgcggcggcggcggcgaggcagagGCAGCATCAGCAGCAGCAGTACAAGGGCGTGCGGATGCGGAGCTGGGGGTCGTGGGTGTCGGAGATCCGGGCGCCGAACCAGAAGACGCGGATATGGCTGGGCTCCTACTCCACCGCCGAGGCCGCCGCGCGCGCCTACGACGCCGCGCTGCTCTGCCTCAGGGGCTCCGCCGCCGACCTCAACTTCCCCGTCCACCTGCCCTTCCacgtccccgccgccgccatgtcgcCCAAGTCCATCCAGCGCTTCGCGGCAGCGGCCGCCTCCAGCCCCCTGCAGCTCACCGCGCCGGTCTGGAACGCCGGCGCCGCCGACCAGCCTCGCGGCGGCTACGGCTACGGCGACGCGTCGTTCGGCTCTtccacggaggaggaggaggccggcgacaACGGCGCCGATCACAATGGCGACATCATGGCGCAGGACGAGGACGACGTGGACTACGGCGCGCTGGCGGACCTCGACGCCTTCTTCCAGTCGCCCAAGTGCATGGACTACTGCATGGACCCGTGCAGCACCTTCTTCGCGCCGGCGCCCACGGCCATGGCGCCCGGCGCCGAGTGGGAGGAGGAAGGTGAGATCAGCCTCTGGAGCTTCTCCTCCTCCTACAACTGA